One window of Paroedura picta isolate Pp20150507F chromosome 2, Ppicta_v3.0, whole genome shotgun sequence genomic DNA carries:
- the LOC143829933 gene encoding uncharacterized protein LOC143829933, protein MGNNGIFDSRWAANPRLFEVNGPAWLGGVCVSLQVQYGSAVGVDGRAMPRASQGLSWNVLGTGSGCLGPHKSGSQRGCLMLVTENGTMRQMEWHAIRPGSDPLGGLKASPGSDIVWMQLPSWTLLRWQTSCSSVTVGVRIPQSIG, encoded by the exons atggggaacaatggcatcttcgacagcagatg ggcggccaatccaaggttatttgaagttaatgggccagcctggcttggaggggtgtgtgtctcattacaggtccagtatggaagtgctgttggtgtggatgggcgagcaatgccaagagcttcccagggcttgagctggaatgtgcttggcacaggaagtggctgcttaggaccacacaag agcggcagtcaacgggggtgcctgatgctggttacagagaatggcaccatgcggcagatggaatggcatgctataagacctggaagtgatccacttgggggtctgaaggcatcacctggctcggacattgtttggatgcagctgccttcctggacattgctgcgatggcagacttcctgttcaagcgtgacagtgggagtccgtattcctcaaagcattggctga